From a region of the Gammaproteobacteria bacterium genome:
- a CDS encoding hypothetical protein (Evidence 5 : Unknown function) — MPDRLVMLPGGWFGVEVKTSTGLLSSMQLRLRRELTDLSFLVAVVNCREAVDDLLNVPRE; from the coding sequence GTGCCGGATCGCCTAGTGATGTTACCTGGGGGGTGGTTTGGCGTCGAGGTGAAAACGTCCACCGGCCTACTGTCCTCCATGCAATTACGATTACGCAGAGAGCTTACCGATCTAAGCTTCCTGGTGGCAGTGGTGAACTGCCGCGAGGCGGTGGACGACCTGCTAAATGTACCGCGTGAATAA
- a CDS encoding hypothetical protein (Evidence 5 : Unknown function) produces MKGYVAGVHNLRHTFAERLAETDAPLDLIKRVLGHDGGGVTSRYTGPSIRRMLAAVERVTRENVTVPRAVVTQIVTQGKKEGLVNSM; encoded by the coding sequence GTGAAGGGGTATGTCGCAGGAGTCCACAATCTGCGCCATACATTTGCCGAGCGACTTGCGGAAACCGACGCACCGTTGGATCTTATAAAGCGTGTGTTGGGGCACGACGGTGGTGGGGTGACTAGCCGATACACTGGCCCGAGTATTCGGCGAATGCTGGCAGCGGTAGAGCGGGTTACTCGTGAAAACGTGACTGTGCCGAGGGCGGTTGTTACACAAATCGTTACACAAGGAAAAAAAGAGGGGTTGGTTAATTCCATGTAA
- the ispB gene encoding all-trans-octaprenyl-diphosphate synthase, translating into MSSILPLSAARFTLTIEKIHTLVAEDMCRVNALIRERLRSDVVLVNELGNYIIAGGGKRLRPMLVLLSAHAFGYTGAYHIDLAAVVEFIHTATLLHDDVVDGSELRRGRKTANNLWGNEASVLVGDFLYSRSFQMMVQVGNPRVMEILANATNIIAEGEVMQLIHCNDPETSEAHYFEVIRCKTAKLFEAAAELGAILAGGGHVDEQAAASYGMHLGTAFQLIDDVLDYSASAAEMGKNVGDDLEEGKPTLPLIHSLLHGTPEQVAVVREAILTGGRENLNQVIEAIEASGAIAYTVARARKEAEKALSALRNLPSSNYRDALEGLVEFSVNRQY; encoded by the coding sequence ATGTCAAGCATTCTTCCCCTTAGTGCCGCTCGTTTCACGCTCACCATCGAAAAGATTCATACTCTGGTGGCGGAAGATATGTGTCGGGTCAACGCCTTGATTCGTGAGCGGCTGCGATCCGATGTGGTGTTGGTCAACGAACTCGGCAATTATATTATTGCCGGCGGTGGTAAACGTCTTCGTCCGATGCTGGTATTGCTTTCTGCGCATGCTTTCGGCTATACGGGAGCGTACCATATTGATCTAGCTGCGGTTGTAGAATTTATCCATACGGCCACTCTACTCCATGATGACGTAGTGGATGGCTCAGAACTGCGTCGTGGTCGCAAAACTGCCAATAACCTTTGGGGTAACGAAGCCAGCGTCCTGGTTGGTGATTTTTTGTATTCACGTTCGTTTCAAATGATGGTTCAGGTTGGCAATCCACGGGTCATGGAAATCCTCGCCAACGCTACTAACATCATTGCTGAAGGTGAGGTAATGCAGCTTATTCACTGCAATGATCCAGAAACCAGCGAAGCACACTACTTTGAAGTAATTCGTTGTAAAACCGCAAAATTATTTGAGGCCGCCGCCGAGCTGGGGGCGATACTTGCAGGTGGTGGTCATGTTGACGAGCAAGCGGCTGCATCTTACGGAATGCATCTTGGGACTGCTTTCCAGCTCATTGATGATGTCCTTGATTACAGCGCGTCTGCTGCTGAGATGGGAAAAAACGTAGGTGATGACCTGGAAGAAGGAAAGCCTACTCTTCCGCTGATTCATAGCCTGTTGCATGGTACTCCCGAGCAGGTGGCAGTGGTGCGGGAAGCAATTTTGACGGGCGGACGCGAAAACCTTAATCAGGTTATTGAGGCCATTGAAGCGAGTGGTGCAATCGCCTACACTGTCGCCCGTGCTCGCAAGGAGGCGGAAAAAGCATTATCCGCCCTTCGGAACCTGCCATCGAGTAACTATCGTGATGCTTTGGAAGGTCTTGTCGAGTTTTCCGTTAATCGCCAATATTGA
- a CDS encoding exported hypothetical protein (Evidence 5 : Unknown function) produces MIRMSTSLSSIILLAFSCVMISAMASCPTTLSLDTFLCKANEEYYNLQLIGEVEILTGAPAPDTEGFGEEAKKRIKPFLAKAKSTVFFNTRAGEALNDFYVYWITIINDSHPRTYEDLSVYQQRGAERYAKLQEKANQLRISLE; encoded by the coding sequence ATGATCCGAATGTCAACATCCCTTTCTTCAATCATTTTGTTGGCTTTTTCTTGCGTGATGATTTCAGCCATGGCTTCCTGCCCCACCACGCTTTCCCTTGACACATTTCTTTGCAAGGCAAACGAAGAATATTACAACTTGCAACTCATCGGCGAGGTGGAAATCTTAACCGGCGCTCCCGCACCGGATACCGAAGGTTTTGGCGAGGAAGCCAAGAAACGTATCAAGCCCTTTCTCGCCAAAGCAAAAAGTACGGTTTTTTTTAATACCCGTGCGGGCGAAGCGCTGAATGATTTCTATGTTTATTGGATTACCATTATTAATGATTCGCATCCACGCACCTATGAGGATTTATCAGTATACCAGCAGCGTGGCGCTGAACGGTATGCAAAATTGCAGGAAAAAGCGAATCAATTGAGAATTTCCCTTGAATGA
- a CDS encoding Biotin_lipoyl_2 domain-containing protein yields MFHTAWRKQHRLVSVSMLMIIFLMGKISVGLGVEIPDPPEPGFSLEQREMRAQLTPRRYTTLSSELGAKINQITVKEGEHFKAGQLLVKFDCALQVAQLNKARTQLQLARNTSEGNHRLNQMNAVGQVELKNSEAEVRKAQADVVYLQAMIEKCTIAAPFTGRVAEQKAREKQFIQAGQPLMDILDDSSLELEIMVPSRWLAWLKPGYSFKVQIDDTTKTYPVKLLRLGAKVDPVTQSIKATAVIDGYFPELIAGMSGNILITPKNAP; encoded by the coding sequence ATGTTTCATACTGCATGGCGTAAACAGCATCGATTAGTTAGTGTTTCGATGCTTATGATTATTTTTCTGATGGGAAAAATTTCCGTCGGGTTGGGGGTGGAAATTCCCGATCCGCCTGAACCTGGTTTTTCATTGGAACAGCGAGAGATGCGCGCGCAACTTACGCCCAGGCGCTATACTACTTTATCTTCGGAATTAGGCGCGAAAATCAATCAGATCACGGTCAAGGAAGGAGAACACTTCAAAGCCGGTCAACTCCTAGTAAAATTTGATTGCGCCTTGCAGGTCGCGCAATTAAACAAGGCGCGTACCCAGTTGCAACTTGCACGGAATACTTCGGAAGGAAATCATCGTCTCAATCAAATGAATGCAGTTGGGCAGGTGGAATTAAAAAATAGTGAAGCTGAGGTGCGCAAAGCTCAGGCTGATGTCGTCTATCTTCAAGCAATGATTGAAAAATGTACCATCGCGGCACCTTTTACTGGGCGTGTCGCTGAGCAAAAAGCTAGAGAAAAACAATTCATTCAAGCGGGACAGCCCTTGATGGATATACTGGATGACAGTTCCCTAGAATTAGAAATCATGGTGCCATCTCGATGGCTTGCCTGGCTTAAGCCTGGATATTCATTCAAAGTACAAATTGATGATACAACCAAGACCTATCCGGTAAAATTATTGCGTTTAGGAGCCAAGGTGGATCCGGTGACTCAATCAATTAAAGCGACCGCAGTGATTGATGGTTATTTTCCAGAACTCATTGCGGGCATGAGCGGAAATATTCTTATTACGCCAAAAAACGCACCATAA